The Meiothermus ruber DSM 1279 genome includes the window CAGGTCGGAGAGGTGGGCCACCCGCAGGGGCACCCGCAAACCCCGCAAGGGCCGGCGGTGGTGTTGAATCACAAAGCTATACCCGAAGATCACCCCGCTATCCTAACCCAAAGCGGTTTTGGTGTACGGGCCAGAGCCCACCCGAAAGGCCGGCTCGCAACCCGCTAGCCGACCTTTGCATGGGTTCACAAACTACCCTTTGTTTTTCTTTCTCTCCTCGCGCTCGAGCCTTCTGCGTTCGGCACGGCTCAGGCCGGAGTAGGCCGAGGCCGCTTTTTGCTGGCGGCGCACCGTAAAGGGGTCGCGGCTGGCCTGCGGAGCGGTGGTCTCGGAACCGCTGTACTCAACCCCTTCGGCCACCGGCGCCGGGGTGGGCTGCTGGTTCACCTCTACCTGCAGGCGGAAGAGGAACTTGGTAACCTCGCTCTTGATGCTGGCGATCATCTCGTTGAAGAAGCGGGTGCCCTCGAGCTTGTACTCCTGGAAGGGGTCGCGCTGGCCGTAGCCGCGCAGGAAGATGCCCTGCTTGAGCACGTCCATGCTGTGCAGGTGCTCCTTCCAGGCGTTGTCCACCACCTGCAAGGTCACGAAGCGCTCCACCGCCCGCATTAGGCCGGGGCCCTGGCGGTTGAGTTCGGCCTCGCGGGCCTCGTAGGCGGTGCGGGCAGCCTCAATCAGGCGCTCGATGCCCTCTTCGGCCTTGAGCTTGCGCAGTGCTTCAAAGTCGAAGTCGCCCAGGGCCGGGATGTAATCTACGAGGCTCGAGCGCAGCCCTTCGATATCCCAGTCGTCGGGGTGCTGCTGGGGGTTCAGGTAGTTGGAGGCCACCGCATCCACGGTGTCCTCGATCATGGCTAAAGCCCCCTCGCGCACCACCTCGTCGCTGCCCAGGAGCACGTTGCGGCGCTGGGCGTATACCACCTCGCGCTGGCGGGCCATCACCTCGTCGAGGCGCAGCAACTGCTTGCGGATATCGAAGTTGCGGTCTTCCACCCGCTTCTGGGCCCGCTCGATGGAGCGGGTGACCATCTGGTTTTCGATGGGCTCGGAGTCGTCGAAGCCCATCCGGTCGAGCATGGCGATGATGCGCTCGGAGGCAAACAGGCGCATCAGGTCGTCGTCGAAGGAGACGTAAAAGCGGCTGCTGCCGGGGTCGCCCTGCCGGCCCGAACGCCCGCGGAGCTGGTTGTCAATGCGGCGGGACTCGTGGCGCTCGGTACCGATGATGTGCAGGCCGCCCAGCTCCTTGACCCGCACCTCGTCGGCGGCGCAGGTATCGCGCAGGCGGCGGATTTCGTCAATCACCGACTGGCGCACGCCGATCTCGGCGGCTAGCTTGAGGGCCTCTTCCTCGGCGCCTTGCACCAGCTTTTTAATGAAGAGCTCCACGCGCCATTCCGAACGGGGCTCCAGGCCCTCCTTGCGCAAGAGGTCGGCGGCCAGGTACTCGGCGTTGCCCCCCAGTTTGATATCGGTACCGCGCCCGGCCATGTTGGTGGAGATGGTGATGGTCTTGCTGCGGCCGGCCTGGGCCACGATCTCGGACTCTTTTTCGTGGTATTTGGCGTTCAGTACCTGATGGGGGATGCCCTTGCGGATGAGCTCGAGGGTGTGCACAGCTCGCTTCAGGTAATCCCAGGCGGTGCGGATGTTGCCCTTGGGGGGGATGGTGGACTCGAGGGCCTCGAGTTCGCTATCCCGCAGGGAAGCGGGGCGCTCGAGGGCCTTCTTCAGGCGATCCCATTCGGGGCCACTCTGCTTCTCGATGGCCTTGGCCAGGGCCTGGGCGCGGGCCTCGAGGCGGGGCAGGTAATGGCGGGGGTCTTTGAGCATGGCCGAAAGCCGCTCGGACTTCTCCACCGAGATGGTGCCCACCAGCACCGGCTGGCCTTTCTCGTATTTTTCGGCAATTTCTTCGACCACCGCGAAAAACTTACCCTTCTCCGAGCGGTAGACCACGTCGGGGGCGTCCTGGCGGATCACCGGACGGTTGGTGGGGATGCTCACCACGTCCATGGCGTAGATTTCCTGGAACTCTTTCTCCTCGGTCTTGGCGGTGCCGGTCATGCCGGCGGTCTTCTCGAAGAGGCGGAAGAAGTTCTGGTAGGTAACAGTAGCCAGGGTCTGGTTCTCGCGCTCGATTTTCACGCCCTCTTTGGCCTCGATGGCCTGGTGCAGCCCCTCACCAAAACGGCGGCCCGGCTGCAGGCGGCCCGTAAACTCGTCCACGATGATGACCTGGCCGTCCTGCACGATGTATTCGCGGTCTTTGAAGTAGAGCTCCTTGGCCCGGATGGCCTGGGTGAGCATGTGGGCCAGCTCCATGTGCTCGGTGTTGAAGAGCCCCTCCACCCCTAGCAGCTTCTCGGCCTTGGCGATGCCCTGCAGGGTCAGGTGCACGGCTTTCTGCTTCTCTTCGATGGTGTAGTCACCGGTGGGTTCGCCCTTGGTGCCCACCGGTGGTTTTTCCCCGCGCTCGAGTTTCTTGGCGATCTCGGCCATGCGGTAGTAGATGTCGGTGGCCTTCTCGGCGGGGCCGCTGATGATGAGCGGGGTGCGGGCCTCGTCAATCAGGATGGAGTCCACCTCGTCGATGATGGCGTAGTGCAGGGGGGTGTCGTGGCGCAGCACCAGTTGCTCGGGGGAGACCGCCATGTTGTCGCGCAGGTAATCGAAGCCCAGCTCGCTGTTGGTCACGTAGGTCACGTCGCAGAGGTAGGCCTTGCGGCGCTCCTCGGGGCTCGAGTGGTTCTGCACCACCCCCACCGAGAGGCCCAGCCCCTTGTAGATGGGCCCCATCCACTCGGCATCGCGCCGGGCCAGGTAGTCGTTGACCGTGACCAGGTGCACCCCTTTGCCGGTGATGGCGTTGAGCGCCACGGCCAGGGTGGCCACCAGGGTTTTGCCCTCCCCGGTTTTCATCTCAGCGATCTTGCCCTCGTGCAAGACCGCCCCCCCGATGAGCTGCACGTCGTAGTGGCGCAGGCCCAGGAACCGCTTGGAGGCCTCGCGGGTCAGGGCGAAGACGCGGGGCAGCAGTTCGTCGAGGCTCGCGCCCTGGGCGTGCTGTTCGCGCAGCTTGGCGTACTCGGCGGCGAGGTCTTCTATCTTCGAGACCTCGTCCTCGAGGGCATTGACAGGGGCCACCACCTCTTTCCAGTAGCGGGCCACCTTGCGTTCGTTGTTATCCAACAGCTTATTAATCCAGGCCAACATAACCAAATGCGATTGTACCCTGTCCGGATGAGAATAGCGCGGTCGCGTATACACTGGGCGTATGCGCGCCCTGTTGTGGGTCTTGTTGCTCGGCAGTCCGGCCCTGGCCCAGCTCTGCGACCAGCCCTTTGCCCCCGCCCGCCCCGGCTGGGAATGGCAGTACCGTGTGACGGGGGAACGCCCCCTCACTTACTCGATTCGCAAAACCAGTATTACCGAAAACAGCTTTGTGCAGGTGCGCCAGAGCGCCAGTGGAGCAGAAGAAACCACCTACCGCTGCACCCCGGAGGGCATCGCCCCGGTGGACTTTGGTACCCAGGGGGGTGGCCGGGTGGAGGCCGGGGCCCAGCCGGTGAGCTACGACCTGAAGGTGGTCAAGGTAACGGGTGTGGCCGTCCCGGATTACGACCGCTGGGCCGTGGGCAGTAGCTGGAAGCTGGTGCTGGAGGTACAGGGCACCGGGCAGCAGGGGCCGCTGCGCTTCAACATCAGTGGGACGCTCGAGACCACCTACCGGGTGGTGGCACAGGAGACCGTTACCACCCCGGCGGGCCGCTTTGTGGCCTACAAGCTGCAGACCACCTTTGCCACCCGCCTGCGCGCCCAAGCCGGCCCCCTGAGCATTCCCTTCAACTTCGAAAGCCAGGGCACGAGCTGGTACGCCGAGAACGTGGGCCTGGTCAAAAGCATCCAGAAAACCCGCGACGGCGAAAACGTAACCGAGCTGGTGGCCTTGCGCAAAGGAGGTTAGGCCGAGCCCAGAGGCAGATAGGCCGCCGCCGGAAGGGCCATGGGGTTGTGTGGGCTGCGCGCGTGGGTGCGCCAGGCCGCCAGGGCAATCATGGCCCCGTTGTCGGTGGCGAGGCCCCTGGGGGGGAACATCAGCCGAAGGCCCGCCGCCTGTAACTGGGTTTTTAGCGCGGTGTTCTGCGCCACCCCGCCGGTCACCAGCACGGTCGAGAGGCCGGTGTGCCGGGCGGCCCGGGTCACCACCTGCACGATGTGCTCCACCGCCACCTGCTGAAACCGGGCGGCAATATCGGCGGGTGCGTGGCCCTTTTCCAGGGCCCGGGCCACCGCCGTCTTGAGGCCCGAGAAACTGAAAGCAAACCCTTCCTGACCCTGGAGCGGCACGGCCAGCGGCACCCTGCCGGGCTCGCCCTGCTCGGCCAGTCGCTCGATTTCCGGCCCACCCGGATAGCCCAGGCCCAAAAGCCGCGCGGCCTTGTCGAAAGCCTCACCAGCGGCATCGTCCAGGGTGGCCCCCAGGAGCCTGTAGGTGCCCCACGCGGGCACCTCGAACAGGTGGGTGTGGCCGCCGGAGGCGATCAGGGCCAGGAACGGCGGTTCGACCTCGGGGTGCTCGGCCAGTGCGGCGTAGATGTGGCCTTCCAGGTGGTGCACCGGCACAAAGGGTTTGCCCAAGGCAAAGGCCAGTCCCTTGCCGTAGGTGTAGCCCACCAGCAAGGCCCCGATCAGGCCGGGCCCGCGGGTGGCCGCAATCAGGTCGAGATCGGCGGCCTTCAGACCGGCCTCGCCCAGGGCTTGCTGCACCAGTCCGTCAATCACCTGGGTGTGCTCCCTCGAGGCCAGCTCGGGCACCACCCCCCCGTAGCGCTGGTGCAAAAGGGTTTGCGAGGCCACCCGGTTGACCACCACCACCCCATCCCGCACCAATCCCACCCCGGTATCGTCGCAGGAGGTGTCTATACCCAGAATCCACACAGCCCGATTCTGCCCGCCCAGGCCCCCCGGGTCAAGCCACAGGCCCAATTGCGGTTTAGGGCCTGTATAGGGGCAGCAGGCTGTGGGTAGTATGGGCCCGTGAGCGACGCTCGAGTTCACTTAACCGCCTTACAAACCGCACTCACTCAGGTGCTGTTTGGGCAGGAGCAGGTCATCCGCGAGCTGCTGGCCACCGCCGTAGCGGGTGGGCACGCCCTGCTGGAAGGGCTGCCGGGGCTGGGCAAAACCCTGCTGGCCCGGGCCTTTGCCGAGGCCAGCGGGCTTTCGTACCGGAGAATCCAGTTCACCCCCGACCTGCTCCCCGCCGACGTGACCGGAACCGAGATTCTGGAGGATGGGCGGTTTGTTTTCCGACAGGGGCCCCTCTTCGCCCAGGTGGTGCTGGCCGACGAGATCAACCGGGCCACCCCCAAAACCCAGTCGGCGCTGCTGGAGGCCATGCAGGAACGGGGGGTCACGGTGGGTGGAACCCGCTACGCCCTGCCCGAGCCCTTTCTGGTGCTGGCTACACAGAACCCTTTGGAGCTCGAGGGCACCTACCCCCTGCCCGAGGCCCAGCTCGACCGCTTTATGTCCAAGATTGCCGTCCAGGCCCCGCCCCGGGCCACCTGGGTGCGGATTCTTTCGGAAGAACCCGCGCTGCCTGAGCCAGTAGAAGGCCTGGACTTGCTAAAAGCCCGTGCCGAGTCGCAACAGGTGGTGGTGAGCCAGCCCGCCCTCGAGGCCATCGCCAACACCGCCCAGCTCGCCAGCGAGGAAAAACACCTGCGCATGGGCCTATCGCCGCGCGGGGCCAAGGCCTGGCTCAATCTGGCTAAAGCCCTGGCTTACCTGGCAGGCCGGGCCCACCTGGAGTGGGACGATCTGCACAACGCGGCCAGACCGGCCCTCTCGCACCGGCTGCTCCTGACCGAGGAGGCCCAGTTCGAGGGCCTGCGGGTAGACCAGATTATCCAGGACTTGCTGCGCCGCACCATGCCTAAGTAGGGCCCAGGCGTTCCAGGAGTTTCTTGGGCATCTTGCAGACCATGGTGTAGGCCGGGTCAAAGATGTTGCCCAGATCGTACCGGACGCACTGCCCCATCAGCTGTGAGGCGCTCTGGATGTCCAGGCCGTAGGGGCCGGTAAGCCAGCGGAGCATCTCGCTGGTGGCGTGCTGCACGCACTGGTCGAGGGGACGGGCATTGCCCACAGTGAAGATGTGCTCCGC containing:
- the tsaD gene encoding tRNA (adenosine(37)-N6)-threonylcarbamoyltransferase complex transferase subunit TsaD; the protein is MWILGIDTSCDDTGVGLVRDGVVVVNRVASQTLLHQRYGGVVPELASREHTQVIDGLVQQALGEAGLKAADLDLIAATRGPGLIGALLVGYTYGKGLAFALGKPFVPVHHLEGHIYAALAEHPEVEPPFLALIASGGHTHLFEVPAWGTYRLLGATLDDAAGEAFDKAARLLGLGYPGGPEIERLAEQGEPGRVPLAVPLQGQEGFAFSFSGLKTAVARALEKGHAPADIAARFQQVAVEHIVQVVTRAARHTGLSTVLVTGGVAQNTALKTQLQAAGLRLMFPPRGLATDNGAMIALAAWRTHARSPHNPMALPAAAYLPLGSA
- the secA gene encoding preprotein translocase subunit SecA, with amino-acid sequence MLAWINKLLDNNERKVARYWKEVVAPVNALEDEVSKIEDLAAEYAKLREQHAQGASLDELLPRVFALTREASKRFLGLRHYDVQLIGGAVLHEGKIAEMKTGEGKTLVATLAVALNAITGKGVHLVTVNDYLARRDAEWMGPIYKGLGLSVGVVQNHSSPEERRKAYLCDVTYVTNSELGFDYLRDNMAVSPEQLVLRHDTPLHYAIIDEVDSILIDEARTPLIISGPAEKATDIYYRMAEIAKKLERGEKPPVGTKGEPTGDYTIEEKQKAVHLTLQGIAKAEKLLGVEGLFNTEHMELAHMLTQAIRAKELYFKDREYIVQDGQVIIVDEFTGRLQPGRRFGEGLHQAIEAKEGVKIERENQTLATVTYQNFFRLFEKTAGMTGTAKTEEKEFQEIYAMDVVSIPTNRPVIRQDAPDVVYRSEKGKFFAVVEEIAEKYEKGQPVLVGTISVEKSERLSAMLKDPRHYLPRLEARAQALAKAIEKQSGPEWDRLKKALERPASLRDSELEALESTIPPKGNIRTAWDYLKRAVHTLELIRKGIPHQVLNAKYHEKESEIVAQAGRSKTITISTNMAGRGTDIKLGGNAEYLAADLLRKEGLEPRSEWRVELFIKKLVQGAEEEALKLAAEIGVRQSVIDEIRRLRDTCAADEVRVKELGGLHIIGTERHESRRIDNQLRGRSGRQGDPGSSRFYVSFDDDLMRLFASERIIAMLDRMGFDDSEPIENQMVTRSIERAQKRVEDRNFDIRKQLLRLDEVMARQREVVYAQRRNVLLGSDEVVREGALAMIEDTVDAVASNYLNPQQHPDDWDIEGLRSSLVDYIPALGDFDFEALRKLKAEEGIERLIEAARTAYEAREAELNRQGPGLMRAVERFVTLQVVDNAWKEHLHSMDVLKQGIFLRGYGQRDPFQEYKLEGTRFFNEMIASIKSEVTKFLFRLQVEVNQQPTPAPVAEGVEYSGSETTAPQASRDPFTVRRQQKAASAYSGLSRAERRRLEREERKKNKG
- a CDS encoding AAA family ATPase; protein product: MSDARVHLTALQTALTQVLFGQEQVIRELLATAVAGGHALLEGLPGLGKTLLARAFAEASGLSYRRIQFTPDLLPADVTGTEILEDGRFVFRQGPLFAQVVLADEINRATPKTQSALLEAMQERGVTVGGTRYALPEPFLVLATQNPLELEGTYPLPEAQLDRFMSKIAVQAPPRATWVRILSEEPALPEPVEGLDLLKARAESQQVVVSQPALEAIANTAQLASEEKHLRMGLSPRGAKAWLNLAKALAYLAGRAHLEWDDLHNAARPALSHRLLLTEEAQFEGLRVDQIIQDLLRRTMPK